The following coding sequences lie in one Alicyclobacillus curvatus genomic window:
- a CDS encoding NUDIX domain-containing protein yields the protein MIFRRKTYKVMPEQVETFNEFFHEYLLPNQLKHGAHLVGRFVSVMQDEIVALWAYPNMEAYQKVEAEVTADDMHVRAQARRKELGSLFETSVQDFLLPTGNYHTPQHIVAVAGLIRNDAGQVLLVRTAWRNDTWELPGGQVEEGESPDSALMRELMEETGIDVELDGVSFVQYNASRGLLSLTFRGRSRGGVLRPSSETPDVGFFDLNEHNAAEFITRAHFLRRFVEANRNPLIPLDSF from the coding sequence GTGATCTTTCGGCGCAAGACCTACAAAGTGATGCCTGAACAAGTCGAGACTTTCAACGAATTTTTCCATGAATACTTGCTCCCCAATCAGTTGAAACACGGCGCTCATCTAGTAGGCCGCTTCGTTTCGGTGATGCAGGACGAGATTGTTGCGCTGTGGGCGTACCCGAATATGGAGGCATACCAGAAGGTAGAGGCCGAAGTGACTGCTGACGACATGCACGTACGCGCACAGGCGCGACGCAAGGAACTCGGCAGTTTGTTTGAGACTTCAGTGCAAGACTTTCTGTTGCCGACGGGCAACTACCACACGCCGCAGCACATTGTTGCTGTGGCGGGATTGATTCGTAATGACGCAGGGCAGGTCTTATTGGTCCGGACGGCCTGGCGCAACGACACCTGGGAACTGCCTGGTGGCCAGGTGGAAGAGGGCGAGTCACCTGACAGTGCTCTGATGCGAGAACTGATGGAAGAAACGGGAATTGACGTTGAACTGGATGGTGTGTCGTTTGTGCAGTATAACGCGAGCAGAGGTCTTCTTTCATTGACGTTCCGTGGTCGAAGTCGGGGCGGTGTGTTGCGTCCATCAAGTGAGACACCCGACGTAGGATTTTTCGATTTGAATGAGCATAACGCGGCAGAGTTCATTACCCGTGCGCATTTTCTCAGAAGGTTCGTCGAAGCAAACCGTAATCCGCTGATACCGCTGGATTCCTTTTAA
- a CDS encoding LysM peptidoglycan-binding domain-containing protein: MKRWKNTLLAAASVSMGLSLMPAVAMAATTTVTVQPGDSLWKIASAYHVSLQSLEASNPTVNPSNLLIGTRLNLSQSQSESTYRVQPGDSFFLIAKKYGTTTAALQSANPGIYALNLQVGQVLRIPGTSSASTSSQAAAPMVRNTAMSASPASSSSPSTSTSATSSASAQDVYWMSRIIYAEAGNQSLQAQIAVGDVVWHRVTSPNYPNTIKGVVFQISNGYYQFSPVANGSIYNTPSATSVQAAKDVLQNHIDLVPGAYVFYTPNKTPSTSWVRKQPYVATYDSMVFSV, encoded by the coding sequence GTGAAACGCTGGAAGAACACTTTGCTGGCTGCTGCGAGTGTGTCTATGGGTTTGAGTTTGATGCCGGCTGTTGCGATGGCTGCGACTACTACCGTCACGGTTCAACCTGGTGATTCGCTGTGGAAGATAGCAAGCGCGTACCATGTGTCGCTTCAGTCTTTAGAAGCGAGCAACCCGACAGTAAACCCAAGTAACCTGCTTATTGGCACGAGACTGAATCTTTCGCAGAGTCAGAGCGAAAGCACGTACCGAGTGCAACCTGGAGACTCGTTCTTTTTGATTGCAAAGAAGTATGGCACCACAACGGCTGCCCTGCAATCCGCAAACCCTGGCATATATGCCTTGAATCTGCAGGTGGGGCAAGTGCTGAGAATTCCTGGCACAAGCAGTGCATCGACGTCTAGTCAGGCAGCTGCCCCGATGGTTCGGAACACGGCAATGTCGGCTTCACCAGCCTCATCATCGTCACCGTCCACATCCACATCGGCGACCTCGTCAGCATCTGCACAAGACGTCTACTGGATGTCACGCATCATTTACGCAGAAGCTGGAAACCAGTCATTGCAAGCGCAAATCGCAGTCGGTGACGTTGTTTGGCACCGCGTAACGAGCCCCAACTACCCGAATACCATTAAGGGTGTTGTGTTCCAGATTTCGAACGGTTACTACCAGTTTAGCCCGGTGGCAAACGGATCGATATATAACACTCCGTCGGCCACAAGCGTTCAGGCAGCGAAAGACGTTTTGCAAAACCATATTGATTTAGTTCCCGGAGCGTACGTTTTCTATACACCAAACAAGACACCGTCGACGAGTTGGGTGAGAAAACAGCCTTACGTCGCAACGTACGATAGCATGGTATTTAGCGTGTAA
- a CDS encoding aldo/keto reductase family protein, whose product MEYRRLGKSGLKVSEIALGSWLTYGTVTERAQSIACVKEAYDEGINHFDCANVYGSEPHAAEKVLGEALAPYDRDSYVLTTKAFWPTGKGVNDRGLSRKHIFAQVEQSLRALDAEYVDIFYCHRYDAETDLEETLRALDDLVTQGKILYAGISEWQPNQIANGVRLQREFNLHKFAASQPVYNMLNRYIEHAVIPICDDAGIGQVVFSPLAQGILTGKYKRGQSAPEGSRGATDRVKAFVERSLSEQNLTKVERLEGVAREAGLSLAQLAIAWILRLDSVSSALIGASKPEQVKENVKASGVKLDADTLEKIEEILA is encoded by the coding sequence ATGGAATATCGCAGACTCGGAAAAAGTGGCCTGAAGGTTTCTGAGATTGCCCTGGGCAGTTGGCTTACATACGGTACCGTCACGGAGCGCGCGCAATCTATCGCCTGCGTGAAGGAAGCCTACGATGAGGGCATTAACCACTTCGACTGCGCCAACGTCTACGGTTCCGAGCCGCACGCGGCCGAAAAAGTGTTGGGTGAAGCCCTGGCTCCGTACGATAGGGATAGCTATGTCCTCACCACCAAGGCGTTTTGGCCGACCGGCAAAGGTGTAAATGACCGCGGTCTGAGCCGTAAGCACATCTTCGCCCAAGTCGAGCAGAGTCTGCGTGCTCTGGACGCAGAGTATGTAGACATCTTCTACTGCCATCGATATGACGCTGAGACCGACCTCGAAGAAACCCTTCGTGCTCTGGACGATCTCGTTACGCAAGGCAAAATCCTCTACGCAGGCATCAGTGAGTGGCAGCCGAACCAAATCGCCAATGGCGTCCGGCTCCAACGCGAATTCAACCTGCACAAGTTTGCTGCGAGCCAACCTGTGTACAACATGCTGAACCGTTACATTGAGCATGCTGTGATTCCAATCTGCGACGATGCAGGGATTGGCCAAGTCGTCTTCTCACCGCTCGCACAAGGCATTCTCACAGGTAAGTACAAGCGTGGCCAGTCAGCACCGGAAGGCTCCCGCGGCGCAACTGACAGAGTCAAAGCTTTTGTTGAACGCAGCCTGAGCGAACAAAACCTGACCAAGGTGGAACGCCTCGAAGGCGTGGCAAGAGAAGCAGGACTGTCGCTTGCGCAACTTGCGATTGCCTGGATATTGCGCCTCGACAGCGTCTCAAGCGCACTTATCGGCGCAAGTAAGCCCGAGCAAGTGAAAGAGAACGTCAAGGCGTCCGGTGTGAAGCTAGACGCGGATACGTTGGAGAAGATCGAGGAAATTCTCGCCTAA
- the lepB gene encoding signal peptidase I gives MTAPRRSGFRAVWSWIWPVAIGVLVAKALSMWVIGFAYVPSASMVPTIENPGRILLDHVATAVMPIYEGEVVVFHWPDDPSQIFVKRVIGLPGDTIVIHNGHVYRNGKLLNEPYLHGLVTEGTYGPYQVPANHYFMLGDNRNISDDSRMWVHKYVPRSYIIARADFQVTPLSMFHHITQ, from the coding sequence ATGACAGCACCTCGACGATCTGGATTTCGGGCAGTCTGGAGCTGGATCTGGCCGGTCGCAATCGGCGTTCTCGTTGCCAAAGCGCTATCAATGTGGGTGATTGGATTCGCGTATGTCCCATCCGCCTCCATGGTGCCCACTATCGAAAATCCGGGTCGAATCCTGCTCGATCACGTTGCCACCGCCGTGATGCCGATTTACGAAGGAGAAGTGGTCGTGTTTCACTGGCCCGATGACCCGTCACAAATTTTTGTCAAACGCGTGATTGGCCTGCCAGGCGACACCATTGTCATTCATAACGGGCACGTATATCGGAATGGAAAACTCCTCAACGAACCGTATCTGCACGGATTAGTGACAGAGGGAACCTACGGTCCGTATCAGGTCCCTGCCAATCACTATTTTATGCTCGGCGATAATCGCAACATTTCGGATGACAGCAGGATGTGGGTTCACAAATACGTCCCACGGTCGTATATCATTGCGCGCGCAGATTTTCAAGTCACACCGCTGAGCATGTTCCACCATATCACCCAGTAG
- the rsgA gene encoding ribosome small subunit-dependent GTPase A, with protein MSLPATVLVPGRVSTEYRGAYQVITEDCELRAQVSGKLRHSAESRNDFPTVGDWVGVEVASDFSARLNDVAVIRGVLPRKSLFTRKEAGNTYGEQLIAANLDTVFLVSSLNQDLNLRRLERYLVMAWDSGANPIILLTKADLCADVDPIIDSVNTIALGVPVHVVSALTEEGLTHLNPYLKPGKTVAFLGSSGVGKSTVINRMAGQDIQEVGSVRENDDRGRHTTTVRSLLVLSSGAVVIDTPGMRELHLADSDTGLQASFSDIEALAENCRYRDCEHNTEPGCAVQEALQTGALGVDRLQSYRKLQRELAYQRRKEDERAQLVERNKWKQISKELRGRPTKR; from the coding sequence ATGTCGCTTCCCGCAACCGTCCTGGTTCCGGGCCGCGTATCTACGGAATATCGAGGGGCTTATCAAGTTATTACGGAGGATTGTGAACTGCGCGCCCAAGTGTCGGGAAAACTTCGCCACAGCGCAGAGAGCCGCAACGACTTCCCCACCGTTGGTGACTGGGTAGGCGTCGAAGTCGCATCCGATTTCTCCGCACGTTTGAATGACGTTGCCGTAATTCGAGGCGTTTTGCCGCGAAAGAGTCTATTCACCCGCAAAGAAGCAGGCAACACTTACGGTGAACAACTCATCGCTGCCAATCTGGATACCGTTTTTCTTGTGTCATCCCTGAACCAAGATCTGAATCTTCGCCGACTTGAACGTTACCTCGTGATGGCCTGGGACAGTGGGGCAAACCCTATCATCCTGTTGACCAAGGCTGACCTGTGCGCAGATGTCGATCCGATTATCGACTCCGTCAACACCATCGCTCTCGGTGTTCCCGTACATGTGGTCAGCGCCCTGACAGAAGAGGGGCTTACGCATCTTAATCCATATTTGAAGCCCGGGAAGACCGTAGCGTTCCTCGGATCTTCGGGCGTTGGAAAGTCGACAGTCATCAATCGCATGGCGGGACAAGATATACAAGAAGTCGGTTCTGTTCGAGAAAATGACGATAGAGGTCGCCACACGACCACGGTACGCAGCCTCCTCGTGCTGTCATCTGGCGCGGTTGTGATTGATACGCCAGGCATGCGTGAATTACACCTTGCTGACTCTGACACAGGGCTTCAGGCCAGCTTCAGCGACATCGAAGCACTGGCAGAGAACTGCCGCTATCGCGATTGCGAACACAACACTGAACCCGGCTGCGCAGTACAGGAAGCGCTTCAAACCGGAGCACTTGGCGTCGACAGGCTGCAGAGTTACCGTAAGCTGCAGCGTGAACTCGCGTATCAGAGGCGAAAAGAAGACGAGCGGGCACAATTGGTCGAACGCAACAAATGGAAACAAATTTCCAAAGAACTACGTGGGCGCCCGACGAAGCGATAA
- a CDS encoding SDR family oxidoreductase — protein sequence MFQSDLLRDKVVLVTGGGTGLGRAMSERFLDLGAKVAITSRRDEMLQAAATEMSQEHGGEVFATPCDVRDADAVSGMLDAVIAHYGRIDVLVNNAAGNFISPTERLSHRAFDTVLGIVLHGSVYCSLDLGKRWIASGQPGTMLNIVTTYASTGSAYVVPSAVAKAGVLSLTRSLAVEWAKYGIRQVAIAPGPFPTEGAWSRLLPTTELAEGMINRIPLKRVGEKEELTNLAAYLISDYAAYINGEVVTIDGGEWLQGAGQFSMLDKVTPEQWDVLRTITKQGK from the coding sequence ATGTTTCAAAGCGATTTGCTGAGGGATAAAGTGGTACTTGTCACAGGCGGAGGCACTGGCCTTGGTCGAGCCATGAGCGAGCGATTCCTCGATTTGGGCGCCAAAGTCGCCATCACAAGCCGGCGGGACGAAATGCTCCAAGCGGCAGCAACGGAGATGAGTCAGGAACACGGTGGTGAGGTGTTTGCGACACCGTGCGATGTCCGGGATGCTGATGCTGTTTCCGGTATGCTTGACGCCGTCATCGCACATTACGGTCGCATCGACGTCCTTGTGAACAATGCGGCAGGAAATTTCATCAGTCCCACGGAACGGCTGTCACACCGGGCATTTGATACCGTCCTCGGGATTGTGTTGCACGGCAGCGTGTATTGTTCGCTCGATCTCGGTAAAAGATGGATCGCCAGCGGGCAACCCGGAACCATGTTAAACATTGTGACGACGTATGCTTCTACCGGATCGGCCTATGTCGTCCCTTCCGCAGTGGCCAAGGCTGGAGTGCTGTCGTTGACGAGATCTCTCGCTGTGGAGTGGGCCAAATACGGAATTCGTCAGGTTGCTATCGCGCCAGGTCCGTTCCCAACCGAAGGAGCATGGTCGAGGTTACTGCCGACCACAGAACTCGCTGAAGGCATGATTAATCGGATTCCGCTGAAGCGGGTTGGTGAGAAAGAAGAGCTAACGAACCTTGCGGCATACCTGATTTCCGACTATGCCGCATACATCAACGGCGAAGTCGTGACCATCGACGGCGGTGAATGGCTGCAAGGTGCCGGACAGTTCAGCATGCTCGACAAAGTGACACCCGAACAGTGGGACGTCCTCCGTACCATCACAAAGCAAGGCAAGTGA